The nucleotide sequence tcaaatttttgtcaaaaaaaagtCGCTACAATAACCCCTCTGTCACTTTATTCTCTGGACTTGATCCCAGAGACTCATTCTACTACCAAAATTGTAAATACCATTATCTTGCATCGCAGAAAGAGCTCTAGTTCAAACTATAAAGCGAAACGAgggttaaaaaataattattaaagaatgttttttagagagtaatatactaaaatttcattagttgtcaataaaacaaactaataattaattaaaactatctgtaaTGTAAAAACAGCAAAAATTATCCCCACACTATCTCTTTTGCTTTGGTAAAAGTAATTAACCAATTCACTGCCTCCACGTCGCCGAGGAGCGTCAATATCATACAGATATTAGCCTAATACACAAGGTTGCCCCGAAGCAGATAttacatttgtttaaaaatcctcaaatttgacaatatcaaattacttccAATAAAACTTTTGACATTTCTGTATTATCGcaaaaattaatgtcaatattagGATTTATTTGCGTGTCAAAAGGTGTTCCAATATATCATGTTTGTTTTTCGACAcacaaaattcataaaagtTACAGGGTGACATTTAAAAACGTTAAAAGGaagaattgtaaaaaattattagaagatTAGATAAAAGTATGCCGAACAGAACAAATATGtattgaatgaattaataaattaagaGCTAAATGTGTTTTTTCAACCAAATATGACAGATCTCCAGCAAGAAGACACGTCACTAGTATTGTGGAAGTTCTTCAAGTTTTAACTACACGTGTTTAGTGTGCATTCAttgtttaaaagttatttcatgCTTAGCTAATACCAAAAGTGAAAGAACAAAACATTAGCATCTCAAGAAAAAAGTGATATTATGAACCACTTAATTGTAATAAATCCTCCACTACAGCAAGTAGTACAATTGATGACATCAAAAGAACCATGagaatatcaataaataatatcaatcaTTGACTGTGGAAAAGACCAACTCCCAAGAAAGCTGAAAATCCAACCATTTCAAGACTGAATTTTGTCATTCAAATCTTTTTACATGGAAATAATGGAAGAAGATGACTTTGTGGTCTGTGAAGGATACATCAGCTCAAAAAACCTTGGACCACACATAGAAATAGTTTCtagataaattaaataattcaacaaCACCTTACAAAAGTTTTGTCTGTTAATAAGAAGTCTACTgtataaaacttgaaattcttTGTGTTCATactgtaaatattttgataaaatattcatgtatttttaataaatgtacgAACCCTGTTTAAAAGCATATCATAGATGAAAATAGTGTTGCCTTTAGTATTTTTGAGCAGTTTTCACACCTAGACATAGCTTACCATAAAGTAGGTCCTTTCTTCTTGTCCCAATCAAATTCCCTATACATGACACCtgacaaatattcataatttcaaaacttacatctactttttgaaaaaaaacctttacaaaaaatttaagataaaataaacacaatgtttgcattaaaatagaaataatatacaaaagGACCAtataataaaggaaataaaaataataagcaaaTATAAACGattcaagttaatttttttattggaattagtTTCCAAATAAAGTCAATAGTGTACataatcaacagaaaaaattgaaaaaagtataaagcctataaacttttcaaatattcctatataaataattatttttttcccgaTATAGCTTAAAGGACGCGCGAGCGTGTGTGTAAGACAGTGATTGAAAATAACTTCTACTTTGGATAAAACGCTGCTCGTTAAAATATACCTGCTGTGtatgttctttaaaatattcttaaggtctaagaaatgagtTTCTCTGGAAGTTCTTAGTAGACAATTGCGGCCGTACTCTAAAAtctgtaaatatataaatctgATATCTCGCTACTTCAATCGGCACCTGAAACAGTTATTGCTTCCTGTCCACACTGGAACAACTTCAAATCTTATCACTTATAATACacataaaatatgtaaaaaagttatttaaatcaaatatgTGAACAGGATGCTAAAAAGTAagcgaaaaaaaattggaaaaattgctACATAGAAAACAATTGCTAATAAAGAAAGTATGCATTCGTAATATATAAATACTCCTGAAATGCATAACATTTATACAATACCAAAAAATATGagatatgtaaataaatatcaatgtaattttttcatcaataaatgcaccataaaaatattttattgttttccaaagtaggtaaaagaaaaataattataaatatattaataatttactcCAACTCACTTTTATTTTAGTCCTGAGATGGACCACCACCACCTCCTCCTTGCTGGCCACCGTAACCATAACTAGGGAAACCATATCCTCCTTGTGGTACACCGGGTACTGGAGCTCCTTGGGGTTGACCACCATAATACCCTAAATAGAAGTATTTTgcacaattaataaaaattgccgTTTACCAATACATCGCAAACTAGGCAAGGTGGTTGAAATGTGAGAAAGTGCATTTGaacataaaacaataaatacgGAGGAAACGCCAAATAAATGACCAGAATACAtgaatacacaaaaaaaatttccgaAACACTCAATAGTTGatgaaaagtaataataaaaaatttgcaatttattgaaaatcagGAAAAAAACAATcctattttccaaaatttcggGTAGTTTAGagacagaaatattgaaaataaagagtATAAAgcataaaacttttttatgatagttGTTTCATTGTTATTGTGTTAGTTATTTTGTTAGATTTTTGAAGTTGATATTGACTTCCGTGTTGAACTTCATGTTACATTAGTGTTTTAAGtcccattatttttttttttctattcacaTCTCAATCCCATTTCCAATGCTCTAATCACATTCGATCTGCTACTATTAAGACTTTGAATAACAATAAACCAAActatgtaaaaataaatgctAACCAGCAGTAGCTTGTGGTTGGTAGCCCCCATAAGCAGTCTGTGTTTGTGGTTGAGAATATCCACCTGTTTGAGTTCCAGGTGCTGTAGGCACTCCAGAGTTGGGAGCTGTGGTTCCAGtctgaaacaaatgaaaacaatcCAATCCTATCCAATCGAAGTTTTCAACTCAATCTACCTTGGTTTTCATTTGAGCTTCTATCGCTTTTGCTTCCTCTATTTTACCAATACTTCTGTAGTACTCAGCCCATTGTGCACTGAAATCGGCCTGTGCACCTGAAGAAGGAGGCACAGCTTGAGTTGCAGGAGCAGCACCTTGTGCTATTTGTCCTCCTTGAGGCATTCCTGGTGCAGCAGCACCACCTGCTTTTGCTTTAGCCTGTTCAATCATGTCAGCTTCACGGTGCATTCCTGGAGAATTTTAACCACAGATAAATCAAATATACTGACTCTAAAGTAGATCAGTGATGGAACTTTATCACTATATTTACCTAAAGTTCTATAATATTCTGCCCACTGCATTGAATAGTCTGGTTGACCAGAAGGATTAACGGGGGCACCAGGAGCTGGTTGAGAATCTCCACCCTGTGGTTGACCACCCCATTGTTGTTGTTGGTATCCACCACCAGGAGTACCACCGCCACCTCCTGCACCTTGCAACGCCCAATTGTTTTGGGGATTGTAACTTTGTGGGGCCATTCCAGGGTATGCctataaatataacaattaaGTCTCCTATTTACTTAAGTGAATGGAACAAGACAAGTatagataattatataaatGGAACTATGAAATTAGGCTTTGTGATGTTTCACTGCTGAAAAGTGACAGATGAATTGAGGGAAACTGAAAATGAGAAACAAGGACCAAAAGTAAacagtttatttcaaattgatgaGCTAACAGGATAACTTGAAATGGAAAGACTGTCAAAGTAAGTAAGATTGTACATGAAATCAAGTTACTTTTCctagttcttatttaaaaatgcTGAATCAAATCATTTAAAGCGACttctaaaaatgaaaagtatctTTACTTGTCATGTtgccaattaaaaaattttctacttacACCTACCGTTGGCATGCTGCTCATTTGTGGTCCGCCTTGAGATACAAAATTGAGTGGCATTTGTACTTTATCTTGTAATATCCTCTTAGCAGTTTCAATGGAGTCTGGATCCCCCTtgattaaaaatactttttcatttgaatttggATTCTGTGATCGTATATCCAGCTTACAATATGCTCCCGATTGTTGGTTGATTTGTTTAATCGTCTCACCacctaaaaaacaaaatacatttgACACTTGCTCCtttaaaataacaaacatttttatatatacaaatatggTATAAAAGAGtgaatatgtaaataaaaaggaaaattttttttagtggtGTATAACAATGAAACTATTCAAACCAGTCAAAAGGAACACCCTAAAGATACATATTTCTCACAATTTCAAACTATATAATCAGTGTTTCACTTCAGTTTGAATGTTAATCAAAGCTATACAGTGGGCTACAAGTAAACTGAGCAAAGAATATTTTACACATTCAAATAAATGAAGTTAAAAAAGCCAAGATGCGTTGGCATAGTAATTAATACTAACATGTTCATAAAGAGAATAATGTTTTAATAACGTATCGATTGTTTATAGCCTTTTTGGTAATTGATGTACACAAACAGTGAATCAAACAATCAATTAATATAGCAAGGTGTCTGACCATAGTAGCAAATCAGTTTTGTACTATTTGATTCTCCTTGCAATGTCAATTAAagctgaaataaaagaaaaaataacaaatttaccTCTGCCAATAATCACACCACACTTATTAGCTGGAACCGTAAATGAAACAACATCTTGGGGTGCGCCGTGATGTCCCCCAGGTCCACCGCCCCCGCCACCTCGCCTATCGTCCCACTGGTTCCCACCAAAGTCTCCCCCACCATTTCTATCACCTCTATCGAAACCGCCTCCGCCTCTACCGCCATGATGACCGCCGCGACCACCTCGTCCACCTCCGCGTCCTCCACGCATTCCACCTCCCATTGGACCGCCGCCCATTCCGTCACCACCATTGTCACGTTGTAAGACACTGTCTATTAGTTCATCAATACGTTGACGGGCctttaagaataaaataaaaataattctgtgGAATGTATTTTCACTAACGATTTCTTACCATTTCTACTTGTTTGGAATTTCCTGACAAAAAACATCTTCTATCGCCTGGACCTTCGTCTCTAGCCTGTTGAAACTGAACTTTGGCTCCAGTTTCAGACTGAATTTTCTTTATCATATCACCACCTTTTCCTATAACGACACCAACTGCTGTTCGGGGTACTAATAcctaaaatatgaatattttgaatatattttattcatggacaaaatttgtaaaactaACTTACTTCTATTGAATCACCACCACCACTGCCATAATCGTTATATCCATCGTTAGGGCCTTGACGTCCTCTGCCACCTCCgcgattgaaatttttcatttctttttctgCTATGAGGTCATAAACTAGCTGTTTAGCGTACTCCACTTTTTGAGGATCACCACTTATTACCAAAGGTTTTTCATGTTCTTGATTTGGTCCATCTTGGATGACAACCATTTTGGCTCCACTCTTTTCTTGCAGTTGTTTGATTGTTTCACCACCTTTGCCGATTATTAGACCAACCTTGGGACCGGGAATCATGATTTCTATACTATTCCGACCTCCTGGGCCTGCTCCAGGACCGCCCATACCCATATTGTTTATTCCTTCAGAgaaattatatcattataaaaGTTACCTCGTATTATTCAACTTAAGTGACAAATATCTCCTAGTTAGTTTATTAAgcacattttaaaacaaatggGATGAGGTTTCACAAACATTTAGTTAACAAGTACCAGGGTGATTATTTCCACTAGcatatttgtatatttgatacacttttattcaataattttttatcaactagactattagttaaaaataatgagaagCACATGCACTACAGATATattctttccattattttttaaaataaataggtATATACAGCAAAATAAGGTGTCAATTTGTacattttgtctaaaaattgagaaaactacaaataaatgtttgtgaaaaatatgaatacacCATTTAAACctaaatattaatatctatataaatgttgaagaatcttataatttttatatttaaaggaATTTATCCTTTTTATTGGCCCAACTTGCAAGAGTATTTTTCATGACAAAagttaaaaacgaaaaatgcgAGGAAATTGGAAGAGAATAGAGAGAAAGAAACGGAGAATATATAAAGACTGTGAAAACAGAACGAAAAATATACAGAGAGAAAAGATATGTATAGAGAaagaaacatatgaaaatattaagaagccaataaaaaggagaaaacaaaaagaaagttATATATAATACTTACTACTATAAAACTTTTATGTCTATTTCACGAAAATTCtagtttgaatgaaatattgtgACACTTCGAGTTTTCTCTACAACGTTTCCAAATCAAAAAAGATATCCACAAAATATAGACAAAATTCTCGACGATCTGAATTATAAATCTCTAAGGAAAATCTCTTACAGGAGAAGGAAAACACTCTgtaaagctgtaatattttcaatagcATTATATAAAggtatttattaatataaattacttatttaataattttatcgaaCTCTTATTCAGAATGTAATTGTGAACACAAAATACTAAGGTAAGTGAAATCAATTGAAACAAATCTCATTCAATTGACAATGATACCTATAAAATGCACCCCCAGTGGAGTGTAGCAATATAACTAAGGGTttgatgaatatatatttttgaatatttcaaattttaaaaagaaaatgatataaattagaaataggaAGTTCCTTGgacaaaaaatcatatctagtAGCAACTATCATAAGATTTGTAGTTATTTTATGGAAGGTTAATGTTTTTTGGCTTGGAATGGTACTTTCATGAATTATACTAAtaccatttaaaatatttgtatcttCTGCAGTTTAGTAATCTCTCtctatttgatttatattaaatataatcaatttgttAGTAATAGTAAGTATAAGCAGTTAATACTGAAGGTTATGGAGCACCTGTACCTGTAACCCATATCAAGTATCCTTTACCATGAAAAATGATTTAGACAATTCAATTtgataattctaattttatttataacacgAGATAGTAAATagaattcaatcaatttttaattacttttcaaCATAAGCCATAAGTTACAGTGCAGAGAGGAAACAGATATATTATCAAATTGAcatattataacctcaaaaatataaattaataatgaaatatttaagaataGGAAGAGAATGATAGATTGTACTAAAATGACTTTTATACACTACAACTCTATTCAATTTACGAAACTAGGGGGTGGACCcaataaatttaacattttcagCTCGTACAGAATACTACTCTAAGCACATAATACTGAATTCAAATTACAACTCAAATATACTTTAGTTACTTCCCCGAATAGAAATTAAGAATCCAAAGAAAGCAGGTAAGCAgtttaacaataaaatgatAGAATTCTAAGCTTCACAGCTCCGTAACAATATGCCCAACTTGGAGCATGCTGCATGCaataaatggagaaaaaaatgtttaggaAAATAACCTTGAAAATCAGAATGGTTGTTGGAGTGCAGCAATTCATCCTCGCCTGCATTACCATCCCCTGGGGGTCCACCCCTCTGTCGAATTATATCTGAGATGAGCTGTTTGGCCCTTTCAACTGCATCTTTGGGGCCGGACAGTGAACAGATTCTGTCTGACATACCCTGAGAATCGGGCGCCATTTGTATCTTGCAACCTGCCTCTGATTGCAATCTTGTTATCTGTTCCCCTCCGCGACCTATTACTGCAACAATCATTTTATGGATTACGGGAgttcatttattcaatttatcacACTATACCAGATCCCATTCATAATTGTATGCaacattaaaagtaaaataattttacttttagtGTTGCtgctaaaattttattagtaaatatCTCATAATAGCAATCACTTGCCTCATAAACtagttatataaaatagaaacagatgaatgaatgaaatcCATTacttaaacaacaaaaataaaaggtgaaaacaaaaaaaactaaacctaacctaatgcTAACCACTaccaatataatataaaatttaaatttagtttcaagAGAATACAATTTaagtatcaaattttataagtaGAAGAGACTACTAAATATAGATACTTTAATTTTTAGCTCATAAAGAAATGTATCAATTGTCAAAAAAGGGTCTAGCTTACATTCTGATTTTTAGttcttatgaaatataaaacattaaaacgctttttttatttatttaaactcgaaaggtaaataaataaaaaaaataaatgcttCTGTAAGTACATAAGATCAGAATCCCAAATTAGATTGTATGTCACTCTTCAATAATTATAGTCATTTGGattaaagaaaaattggaacaattttgattatattttttgaagcaATATCTTCTCTGGGTAAGCCAAGAATGAAAATTGTGAAGTTGCTTCGAAATCATTTGAATAAAGATCcaaataaaagagaaaagacaatataaaatattgcaGAAAACCAATCAGTTACTTTCAAAtacttaagttggaatttttggcacactcacaattacattgtctgatgTGCGTTTTGATAACtataagttatcgtctttagagcCTGagacagtttatcttcagtctctgaagacaataaattgattattaaaacgCGCGTTGGACAGTgtaactgtgagtgttggtgtaatggtagtgtaaacagtgtgttcagtacttTCAAACATGGCAAGAGATAATAAGAAAATccaatttctatatataagtagctcattcattcattaatatttttccaaactGAAGGTCAGTTACAAAAATTGCATTTTGAGGAATTTTCATGAGGCAAAATTCTAACTGAGCTCGCCAAATACCACTAAAAAATGAGTAGaagttgaaaaaactttcaTATTAAAACTCATCATTATCACAGAATGTCTCAGCACCTAAGTGATATATTACCAAAGCCTATAGAAACAGATGCTCAGGTATTGGAAccatatttttcagtaaatttaaATGCAGACatatattaagagatctttaaaaattgaataaaggaAATAGTTGTT is from Diorhabda carinulata isolate Delta chromosome 1, icDioCari1.1, whole genome shotgun sequence and encodes:
- the LOC130898257 gene encoding far upstream element-binding protein 1 isoform X8, whose amino-acid sequence is MSDYSAVAPPPQQNFNQSSAFAAALQRAKQIAAKINPGAGTNDNRQKRPLEDGAEPDAKKGPGAVGPPQNQGPPALVRPQQNQAMGGPTGMGGMQQVNEDISVPDKMVGLRINNMGMGGPGAGPGGRNSIEIMIPGPKVGLIIGKGGETIKQLQEKSGAKMVVIQDGPNQEHEKPLVISGDPQKVEYAKQLVYDLIAEKEMKNFNRGGGRGRQGPNDGYNDYGSGGGDSIEVLVPRTAVGVVIGKGGDMIKKIQSETGAKVQFQQARDEGPGDRRCFLSGNSKQVEMARQRIDELIDSVLQRDNGGDGMGGGPMGGGMRGGRGGGRGGRGGHHGGRGGGGFDRGDRNGGGDFGGNQWDDRRGGGGGGPGGHHGAPQDVVSFTVPANKCGVIIGRGGETIKQINQQSGAYCKLDIRSQNPNSNEKVFLIKGDPDSIETAKRILQDKVQMPLNFVSQGGPQMSSMPTAYPGMAPQSYNPQNNWALQGAGGGGGTPGGGYQQQQWGGQPQGGDSQPAPGAPVNPSGQPDYSMQWAEYYRTLGMHREADMIEQAKAKAGGAAAPGMPQGGQIAQGAAPATQAVPPSSGAQADFSAQWAEYYRSIGKIEEAKAIEAQMKTKTGTTAPNSGVPTAPGTQTGGYSQPQTQTAYGGYQPQATAGYYGGQPQGAPVPGVPQGGYGFPSYGYGGQQGGGGGGPSQD